In Daphnia pulicaria isolate SC F1-1A chromosome 5, SC_F0-13Bv2, whole genome shotgun sequence, a single genomic region encodes these proteins:
- the LOC124340631 gene encoding ensconsin-like isoform X7, with amino-acid sequence MEEQRLRDLERRTQVEERKKAILEAERERREAMLRRSEDRGIRQETKRRNERGSIAFAFGSSTPRMLEPVDSCSSYWGSRRATSTTNVMSASSHGRVTLNEATTPNGGGNNNKLRASSVFGLDQNQDDESNDRGQRQRGTQVVEWETRRRASEVMTSSPSTTTAVGNDTAKISALGQQHQLQQQQQPYYQYHHNYNRWSAGRPHTSSLFGAGCFFLGDDLMTQSTSAVQGGRRKRTDLIPTIPIHRGEGDRSPRSPLYGSSSGASSSRGSVNRSTGMSVSMSRLDQLSHHRRRLSQNQLPSPTTPLQPLHESEPQQPQPTASSSTTKTASNSSTRSSRPASRSHHSSAATTTTTASSPSSPQGTIAARGNRSMSKSMSHLAPGRPSSSSANKAGAPSVDGSTPPPRNGATTTTTRAERLRQKARQHAPQRPQHGLRSGDITPSSPTRPLSALSQVSSVSTTVASSSASISGHVRARTAPAGGRKPRPVSIAGTGMSLSEAARTSRASRENINSRERSKETKEKENERTRQTQPTPATTPRPARARSADMRKDNNNAATHKSSPEGAPSQPSHAKRPNRDAGRHPSARETKTPVKATAEAPKSAKGVKTEEGAATTSKANNKSVAAAAAATKKADEEAVKAAELVQVTVPPADSQPESKEVVNVKVEESHDPTAVETLPAANETEMISMTDSTASGDAPDVEILPPVNTTNNDVAVVSTPSEVSNVEGQVSVDSIPSGATTPSETGSVSGDSVPLSLTSRKIISSEEEAKAALAEKRRLAREQMEREAERERLRAEEERLLEEERQRQEELEQKLAEEEMDRMALEARQAEEERLQKAIEETQRREEEERLRREEEARQRVEKEQQDRKAREEAEKLRKENEERLRREEEERQERRKRVEAIMARTRGKSSGPGSSNNKSGNELNNAVSSDQSASDVTSVGMMNNSISQPDLLGDIVNKSTSNGSGDGNNSNGQSSLSPDDDSLMDDDTTKQKNNGFHLHHNHHHNNQHIDATDSSSSLASTTSDLPDISNVTANADSDSVNSIASTNNITAEVEPVEFLA; translated from the exons ATGGAGGAGCAGCGCCTACGCGACCTGGAACGGCGCACCCAGGTCGAGGAGCGCAAAAAGGCCATCCTGGAAGCAGAACGCGAACGACGGGAGGCCATGCTGCGTCGCAGTGAAGACCGCGGCATCCGACAGGAGACGAAGCGCCGCAACGAACGCGGATCCATCGCCTTTGCCTTTGGCAGCTCCACGCCGAGGATGCTGGAGCCTGTCGACAGCTGCTCAAGTTATTGGGGTTCCAGGAG GGCCACGTCAACCACCAATGTCATGTCTGCCTCCAGTCACGGACGCGTGACGTTGAACGAGGCTACCACACCCAATGGCGGTGGCAATAACAACAAACTTCGAGCCTCTTCAGTCTTTGGACTTGATCAGaatcaag ATGACGAAAGCAACGACCGCGGGCAACGACAGCGGGGGACTCAAGTCGTTGAATGGGAAACTCGGCGTCGAGCATCAGAAGTGATGACGTCGTCCCCTTCGACGACGACCGCCGTTGGTAACGACACAGCCAAGATCTCGGCTTTGGGCCAACAACaccaactacaacaacagcaacagccatACTACCAATACCATCACAACTACAATAGGTGGTCGGCTGGTCGACCTCATACAAGTTCACTCTTTGGTGCCGGATGTTTCTTTCTAG GTGATGACTTGATGACGCAATCGACTTCAGCTGTTCAAGGCGGCAGGAGGAAACGGACGGATCTGATTCCGACGATCCCAATCCACCGGGGTGAAGGCGATCGATCGCCGCGCTCGCCTCTCTACGGCTCGTCGTCCGGCGCCTCGTCCAGCCGGGGATCCGTCAATCGCTCAACAGGTATGTCGGTCTCGATGTCGCGATTGGATCAATTGTCGCACCATCGCCGTCGACTCTCGCAAAACCAATTGCCCTCCCCCACCACTCCCTTACAGCCCTTGCACGAATCCGAGCCCCAACAGCCACAACCAACGGCCTCCTCCTCTACTACCAAAACGGCCTCCAATTCCTCCACACGGTCGTCTCGACCCGCATCCCGATCGCACCACTCGTCGGcggctacaacaacaacaaccgcgtCGTCTCCGTCGTCTCCCCAAGGAACGATTGCAGCACGAGGCAATCGCAGCATGTCAAAAAGCATGTCCCATTTGGCTCCTGGccgtccttcttcttcttcggctaatAAAGCCGGCGCTCCATCAGTCGACGGCTCGACTCCTCCGCCACGTAATGGCGCAACGACAACAACGACGCGAGCCGAGCGTTTGCGCCAGAAAGCGCGGCAGCATGCACCGCAACGCCCTCAACATG GTCTACGGAGTGGAGACATAACACCATCGTCGCCGACGAGGCCGTTGAGTGCCTTGAGTCAGGTGAGCAGCGTGAGCACGACGGTGGCTAGCAGCAGTGCCAGCATCAGTGGACACGTCCGAGCACGTACCGCTCCGGCCGGAGGCAGAAA acCACGTCCAGTAAGCATAGCCGGAACGGGTATGTCGCTCAGCGAGGCGGCTCGAACCTCTCGTGCCTCACGTGAAAACATCAACAGCCGCGAGCGGAGTAAAGAAacgaaggagaaggagaacgagagAACTCGCCAGACGCAACCGACGCCAGCGACAACGCCACGTCCGGCCAGAGCGCGAAGTGCTGACATGCGTAAAGACAACAATAACGCCGCCACACACAAGTCGAGTCCCGAAGGTGCTCCGTCGCAGCCGAGCCACGCCAAACGGCCAAACAGGGACGCCGGCAGACATCCGTCGGCCAGAGAGACTAAAACGCCCGTCAAAGCCACGGCCGAGGCCCCCAAGAGCGCCAAAGGAGTCAAGACGGAAGAAGGAGCTGCTACCACTAGCAAAGCTAATAATAAATCggtggcggcagcagcagcagcaaccaaaaAGGCGGATGAGGAAGCCGTCAAGGCAGCAGAACTGGTTCAAGTGACAGTTCCGCCAGCCGATTCCCAGCCAGAATCTAAGGAAGTGGTGAACGTCAAAGTTGAAGAAAGCCACGATCCCACAGCTGTTGAAACGCTTCCGGCTGCCAACGAGACCGAAATGATTTCGATGACGGACTCTACTGCGTCCGGTGATGCTCCGGATGTTGAAATTCTTCCTCCCGTCAACACCACCAACAATGACGTGGCTGTCGTTTCCACTCCGTCGGAAGTATCGAACGTTGAGGGACAAGTCTCCGTCGACTCGATTCCGTCCGGAGCGACGACTCCATCGGAGACGGGCTCGGTATCTGGTGATTCGGTTCCTTTGTCGTTGACGTCGCGTAAAATCATTTCGTCTGAAGAGGAGGCCAAAGCGGCCCTGGCCGAAAAACGGCGCCTGGCCCGCGAGCAGATGGAACGCGAAGCCGAACGCGAGCGCCTTAGAGCCGAGGAGGAACGTCTGCTGGAAGAGGAGCGACAGAGGCAGGAAGAGCTCGAGCAAAAATTGgctgaagaagaaatggaccgGATGGCGCTAGAAGCTCGTCAAGCCGAAGAGGAACGCCTCCAAAA AGCCATTGAGGAAACGCAGCGCCGTGAAGAGGAGGAGCGCCTCCGCCGGGAGGAGGAAGCTCGCCAGCGGGTCGAGAAGGAGCAGCAGGATCGCAAGGCTCGCGAAGAAGCTGAGAAGCTGCGCAAAGAGAACGAGGAGCGTCTGCgtcgcgaagaagaagagcgacAGGAGAGGCGAAAGCGAGTTGAGGCTATCATGGCTCGAACGCGAGGCAAGAGCAGCGGTCCTGGGTCGAGCAACAACAAGAGCGGCAACGAGCTCAACAACGCTGTGAGCAGCGACCAGTCAGCCAGTGACGTGACCAGCGTCGGGATGATGAACAACAGCATCAGCCAACCCGATCTGCTGGGCGATATTGTAAATAAAAGCACGAGCAACGGCTCTGGCGacggcaacaacagcaacgggCAATCGTCTTTGTCGCCCGACGACGACTCGCTGATGGATGATGACACCACCAAGCAGAAGAACAATGGCTTCCACCTACACCACAATCACCATCACAACAACCAACATATCGACGCGACagattcctcctcctccctagCAAGCACCACCAGTGATTTACCAGACATCTCGAACGTCACAGCCAACGCTGACAGCGACAGCGTCAACTCGATTGCCAGTACTAACAACATAACCGCCGAAGTCGAGCCTGTCGAATTTTTAGCTTGA
- the LOC124340631 gene encoding MAP7 domain-containing protein 1-like isoform X4 translates to MESPCNDPVSALQNTETGQESCSATAAAAAAAAAASAVQREERSKVLRERQNEERQRKLEELKQQALATQKFREQQEEERRRRMEEQRLRDLERRTQVEERKKAILEAERERREAMLRRSEDRGIRQETKRRNERGSIAFAFGSSTPRMLEPVDSCSSYWGSRRATSTTNVMSASSHGRVTLNEATTPNGGGNNNKLRASSVFGLDQNQDDESNDRGQRQRGTQVVEWETRRRASEVMTSSPSTTTAVGNDTAKISALGQQHQLQQQQQPYYQYHHNYNRWSAGRPHTSSLFGAGCFFLGDDLMTQSTSAVQGGRRKRTDLIPTIPIHRGEGDRSPRSPLYGSSSGASSSRGSVNRSTGMSVSMSRLDQLSHHRRRLSQNQLPSPTTPLQPLHESEPQQPQPTASSSTTKTASNSSTRSSRPASRSHHSSAATTTTTASSPSSPQGTIAARGNRSMSKSMSHLAPGRPSSSSANKAGAPSVDGSTPPPRNGATTTTTRAERLRQKARQHAPQRPQHGLRSGDITPSSPTRPLSALSQVSSVSTTVASSSASISGHVRARTAPAGGRKPRPVSIAGTGMSLSEAARTSRASRENINSRERSKETKEKENERTRQTQPTPATTPRPARARSADMRKDNNNAATHKSSPEGAPSQPSHAKRPNRDAGRHPSARETKTPVKATAEAPKSAKGVKTEEGAATTSKANNKSVAAAAAATKKADEEAVKAAELVQVTVPPADSQPESKEVVNVKVEESHDPTAVETLPAANETEMISMTDSTASGDAPDVEILPPVNTTNNDVAVVSTPSEVSNVEGQVSVDSIPSGATTPSETGSVSGDSVPLSLTSRKIISSEEEAKAALAEKRRLAREQMEREAERERLRAEEERLLEEERQRQEELEQKLAEEEMDRMALEARQAEEERLQKAIEETQRREEEERLRREEEARQRVEKEQQDRKAREEAEKLRKENEERLRREEEERQERRKRVEAIMARTRGKSSGPGSSNNKSGNELNNAVSSDQSASDVTSVGMMNNSISQPDLLGDIVNKSTSNGSGDGNNSNGQSSLSPDDDSLMDDDTTKQKNNGFHLHHNHHHNNQHIDATDSSSSLASTTSDLPDISNVTANADSDSVNSIASTNNITAEVEPVEFLA, encoded by the exons ATGGAGTCGCCGTGTAATGATCCGGTCTCTGCTCTACAAAACACAGAAA CAGGGCAGGAAAGCTGTTCTGCAacagccgctgccgccgccgcagcagcagcagcgtcggcTGTCCAGCGGGAGGAGCGCTCCAAAGTGTTGAGAGAGCGACAGAACGAGGAGCGCCAGCGCAAGTTGGAGGAGCTGAAACAACAA GCGTTGGCGACGCAAAAATTTCGTGAACAGCAAGAAGAGGAACGTCGTCGCCGAATGGAGGAGCAGCGCCTACGCGACCTGGAACGGCGCACCCAGGTCGAGGAGCGCAAAAAGGCCATCCTGGAAGCAGAACGCGAACGACGGGAGGCCATGCTGCGTCGCAGTGAAGACCGCGGCATCCGACAGGAGACGAAGCGCCGCAACGAACGCGGATCCATCGCCTTTGCCTTTGGCAGCTCCACGCCGAGGATGCTGGAGCCTGTCGACAGCTGCTCAAGTTATTGGGGTTCCAGGAG GGCCACGTCAACCACCAATGTCATGTCTGCCTCCAGTCACGGACGCGTGACGTTGAACGAGGCTACCACACCCAATGGCGGTGGCAATAACAACAAACTTCGAGCCTCTTCAGTCTTTGGACTTGATCAGaatcaag ATGACGAAAGCAACGACCGCGGGCAACGACAGCGGGGGACTCAAGTCGTTGAATGGGAAACTCGGCGTCGAGCATCAGAAGTGATGACGTCGTCCCCTTCGACGACGACCGCCGTTGGTAACGACACAGCCAAGATCTCGGCTTTGGGCCAACAACaccaactacaacaacagcaacagccatACTACCAATACCATCACAACTACAATAGGTGGTCGGCTGGTCGACCTCATACAAGTTCACTCTTTGGTGCCGGATGTTTCTTTCTAG GTGATGACTTGATGACGCAATCGACTTCAGCTGTTCAAGGCGGCAGGAGGAAACGGACGGATCTGATTCCGACGATCCCAATCCACCGGGGTGAAGGCGATCGATCGCCGCGCTCGCCTCTCTACGGCTCGTCGTCCGGCGCCTCGTCCAGCCGGGGATCCGTCAATCGCTCAACAGGTATGTCGGTCTCGATGTCGCGATTGGATCAATTGTCGCACCATCGCCGTCGACTCTCGCAAAACCAATTGCCCTCCCCCACCACTCCCTTACAGCCCTTGCACGAATCCGAGCCCCAACAGCCACAACCAACGGCCTCCTCCTCTACTACCAAAACGGCCTCCAATTCCTCCACACGGTCGTCTCGACCCGCATCCCGATCGCACCACTCGTCGGcggctacaacaacaacaaccgcgtCGTCTCCGTCGTCTCCCCAAGGAACGATTGCAGCACGAGGCAATCGCAGCATGTCAAAAAGCATGTCCCATTTGGCTCCTGGccgtccttcttcttcttcggctaatAAAGCCGGCGCTCCATCAGTCGACGGCTCGACTCCTCCGCCACGTAATGGCGCAACGACAACAACGACGCGAGCCGAGCGTTTGCGCCAGAAAGCGCGGCAGCATGCACCGCAACGCCCTCAACATG GTCTACGGAGTGGAGACATAACACCATCGTCGCCGACGAGGCCGTTGAGTGCCTTGAGTCAGGTGAGCAGCGTGAGCACGACGGTGGCTAGCAGCAGTGCCAGCATCAGTGGACACGTCCGAGCACGTACCGCTCCGGCCGGAGGCAGAAA acCACGTCCAGTAAGCATAGCCGGAACGGGTATGTCGCTCAGCGAGGCGGCTCGAACCTCTCGTGCCTCACGTGAAAACATCAACAGCCGCGAGCGGAGTAAAGAAacgaaggagaaggagaacgagagAACTCGCCAGACGCAACCGACGCCAGCGACAACGCCACGTCCGGCCAGAGCGCGAAGTGCTGACATGCGTAAAGACAACAATAACGCCGCCACACACAAGTCGAGTCCCGAAGGTGCTCCGTCGCAGCCGAGCCACGCCAAACGGCCAAACAGGGACGCCGGCAGACATCCGTCGGCCAGAGAGACTAAAACGCCCGTCAAAGCCACGGCCGAGGCCCCCAAGAGCGCCAAAGGAGTCAAGACGGAAGAAGGAGCTGCTACCACTAGCAAAGCTAATAATAAATCggtggcggcagcagcagcagcaaccaaaaAGGCGGATGAGGAAGCCGTCAAGGCAGCAGAACTGGTTCAAGTGACAGTTCCGCCAGCCGATTCCCAGCCAGAATCTAAGGAAGTGGTGAACGTCAAAGTTGAAGAAAGCCACGATCCCACAGCTGTTGAAACGCTTCCGGCTGCCAACGAGACCGAAATGATTTCGATGACGGACTCTACTGCGTCCGGTGATGCTCCGGATGTTGAAATTCTTCCTCCCGTCAACACCACCAACAATGACGTGGCTGTCGTTTCCACTCCGTCGGAAGTATCGAACGTTGAGGGACAAGTCTCCGTCGACTCGATTCCGTCCGGAGCGACGACTCCATCGGAGACGGGCTCGGTATCTGGTGATTCGGTTCCTTTGTCGTTGACGTCGCGTAAAATCATTTCGTCTGAAGAGGAGGCCAAAGCGGCCCTGGCCGAAAAACGGCGCCTGGCCCGCGAGCAGATGGAACGCGAAGCCGAACGCGAGCGCCTTAGAGCCGAGGAGGAACGTCTGCTGGAAGAGGAGCGACAGAGGCAGGAAGAGCTCGAGCAAAAATTGgctgaagaagaaatggaccgGATGGCGCTAGAAGCTCGTCAAGCCGAAGAGGAACGCCTCCAAAA AGCCATTGAGGAAACGCAGCGCCGTGAAGAGGAGGAGCGCCTCCGCCGGGAGGAGGAAGCTCGCCAGCGGGTCGAGAAGGAGCAGCAGGATCGCAAGGCTCGCGAAGAAGCTGAGAAGCTGCGCAAAGAGAACGAGGAGCGTCTGCgtcgcgaagaagaagagcgacAGGAGAGGCGAAAGCGAGTTGAGGCTATCATGGCTCGAACGCGAGGCAAGAGCAGCGGTCCTGGGTCGAGCAACAACAAGAGCGGCAACGAGCTCAACAACGCTGTGAGCAGCGACCAGTCAGCCAGTGACGTGACCAGCGTCGGGATGATGAACAACAGCATCAGCCAACCCGATCTGCTGGGCGATATTGTAAATAAAAGCACGAGCAACGGCTCTGGCGacggcaacaacagcaacgggCAATCGTCTTTGTCGCCCGACGACGACTCGCTGATGGATGATGACACCACCAAGCAGAAGAACAATGGCTTCCACCTACACCACAATCACCATCACAACAACCAACATATCGACGCGACagattcctcctcctccctagCAAGCACCACCAGTGATTTACCAGACATCTCGAACGTCACAGCCAACGCTGACAGCGACAGCGTCAACTCGATTGCCAGTACTAACAACATAACCGCCGAAGTCGAGCCTGTCGAATTTTTAGCTTGA
- the LOC124340631 gene encoding ensconsin-like isoform X1, whose product MSVGVGMGIGRGHVTLGHGVNLTGSNATPGSGVDGLDGGGGSEHDQISPTWSVQCWDTLGDQVDHLILLPERALTMDSGWLQADLAEILAHSVIGHGRGDGSSSGRDYSVTPFLSHPHERSSSSHDGSDSWFPHSRRRSLDWSLVNSSAGQPQSPFVAIATSADPGQESCSATAAAAAAAAAASAVQREERSKVLRERQNEERQRKLEELKQQALATQKFREQQEEERRRRMEEQRLRDLERRTQVEERKKAILEAERERREAMLRRSEDRGIRQETKRRNERGSIAFAFGSSTPRMLEPVDSCSSYWGSRRATSTTNVMSASSHGRVTLNEATTPNGGGNNNKLRASSVFGLDQNQDDESNDRGQRQRGTQVVEWETRRRASEVMTSSPSTTTAVGNDTAKISALGQQHQLQQQQQPYYQYHHNYNRWSAGRPHTSSLFGAGCFFLGDDLMTQSTSAVQGGRRKRTDLIPTIPIHRGEGDRSPRSPLYGSSSGASSSRGSVNRSTGMSVSMSRLDQLSHHRRRLSQNQLPSPTTPLQPLHESEPQQPQPTASSSTTKTASNSSTRSSRPASRSHHSSAATTTTTASSPSSPQGTIAARGNRSMSKSMSHLAPGRPSSSSANKAGAPSVDGSTPPPRNGATTTTTRAERLRQKARQHAPQRPQHGLRSGDITPSSPTRPLSALSQVSSVSTTVASSSASISGHVRARTAPAGGRKPRPVSIAGTGMSLSEAARTSRASRENINSRERSKETKEKENERTRQTQPTPATTPRPARARSADMRKDNNNAATHKSSPEGAPSQPSHAKRPNRDAGRHPSARETKTPVKATAEAPKSAKGVKTEEGAATTSKANNKSVAAAAAATKKADEEAVKAAELVQVTVPPADSQPESKEVVNVKVEESHDPTAVETLPAANETEMISMTDSTASGDAPDVEILPPVNTTNNDVAVVSTPSEVSNVEGQVSVDSIPSGATTPSETGSVSGDSVPLSLTSRKIISSEEEAKAALAEKRRLAREQMEREAERERLRAEEERLLEEERQRQEELEQKLAEEEMDRMALEARQAEEERLQKAIEETQRREEEERLRREEEARQRVEKEQQDRKAREEAEKLRKENEERLRREEEERQERRKRVEAIMARTRGKSSGPGSSNNKSGNELNNAVSSDQSASDVTSVGMMNNSISQPDLLGDIVNKSTSNGSGDGNNSNGQSSLSPDDDSLMDDDTTKQKNNGFHLHHNHHHNNQHIDATDSSSSLASTTSDLPDISNVTANADSDSVNSIASTNNITAEVEPVEFLA is encoded by the exons ATGAGTGTCGGAGTGGGAATGGGGATAGGACGGGGTCATGTGACGCTGGGTCACGGTGTCAACCTGACTGGTTCTAACGCGACTCCCGGTTCTGGCGTCGATGGCCTGGACGGCGGCGGTGGCAGTGAACATGACCAAATCAGTCCGACTTGGTCGGTGCAGTGCTGGGACACGCTGGGCGATCAAGTGGATCACTTGATCCTGTTGCCCGAACGGGCTCTGACGATGGACTCGGGTTGGCTGCAAGCCGATTTGGCCGAGATTCTGGCCCATTCCGTCATAGGTCACGGCAGGGgtgacggcagcagcagcggtagGGACTATTCAGTGACTCCCTTCTTGTCCCACCCGCACGAACGCTCCTCTTCGTCCCATGACGGCTCCGATAGCTGGTTCCCTCACAGCAGGAGACGCTCTTTAGACTGGAGTTTGGTCAATTCTTCAGCAGGCCAGCCACAATCTCCTTTTGTTGCCATAGCCACATCAGCCGACC CAGGGCAGGAAAGCTGTTCTGCAacagccgctgccgccgccgcagcagcagcagcgtcggcTGTCCAGCGGGAGGAGCGCTCCAAAGTGTTGAGAGAGCGACAGAACGAGGAGCGCCAGCGCAAGTTGGAGGAGCTGAAACAACAA GCGTTGGCGACGCAAAAATTTCGTGAACAGCAAGAAGAGGAACGTCGTCGCCGAATGGAGGAGCAGCGCCTACGCGACCTGGAACGGCGCACCCAGGTCGAGGAGCGCAAAAAGGCCATCCTGGAAGCAGAACGCGAACGACGGGAGGCCATGCTGCGTCGCAGTGAAGACCGCGGCATCCGACAGGAGACGAAGCGCCGCAACGAACGCGGATCCATCGCCTTTGCCTTTGGCAGCTCCACGCCGAGGATGCTGGAGCCTGTCGACAGCTGCTCAAGTTATTGGGGTTCCAGGAG GGCCACGTCAACCACCAATGTCATGTCTGCCTCCAGTCACGGACGCGTGACGTTGAACGAGGCTACCACACCCAATGGCGGTGGCAATAACAACAAACTTCGAGCCTCTTCAGTCTTTGGACTTGATCAGaatcaag ATGACGAAAGCAACGACCGCGGGCAACGACAGCGGGGGACTCAAGTCGTTGAATGGGAAACTCGGCGTCGAGCATCAGAAGTGATGACGTCGTCCCCTTCGACGACGACCGCCGTTGGTAACGACACAGCCAAGATCTCGGCTTTGGGCCAACAACaccaactacaacaacagcaacagccatACTACCAATACCATCACAACTACAATAGGTGGTCGGCTGGTCGACCTCATACAAGTTCACTCTTTGGTGCCGGATGTTTCTTTCTAG GTGATGACTTGATGACGCAATCGACTTCAGCTGTTCAAGGCGGCAGGAGGAAACGGACGGATCTGATTCCGACGATCCCAATCCACCGGGGTGAAGGCGATCGATCGCCGCGCTCGCCTCTCTACGGCTCGTCGTCCGGCGCCTCGTCCAGCCGGGGATCCGTCAATCGCTCAACAGGTATGTCGGTCTCGATGTCGCGATTGGATCAATTGTCGCACCATCGCCGTCGACTCTCGCAAAACCAATTGCCCTCCCCCACCACTCCCTTACAGCCCTTGCACGAATCCGAGCCCCAACAGCCACAACCAACGGCCTCCTCCTCTACTACCAAAACGGCCTCCAATTCCTCCACACGGTCGTCTCGACCCGCATCCCGATCGCACCACTCGTCGGcggctacaacaacaacaaccgcgtCGTCTCCGTCGTCTCCCCAAGGAACGATTGCAGCACGAGGCAATCGCAGCATGTCAAAAAGCATGTCCCATTTGGCTCCTGGccgtccttcttcttcttcggctaatAAAGCCGGCGCTCCATCAGTCGACGGCTCGACTCCTCCGCCACGTAATGGCGCAACGACAACAACGACGCGAGCCGAGCGTTTGCGCCAGAAAGCGCGGCAGCATGCACCGCAACGCCCTCAACATG GTCTACGGAGTGGAGACATAACACCATCGTCGCCGACGAGGCCGTTGAGTGCCTTGAGTCAGGTGAGCAGCGTGAGCACGACGGTGGCTAGCAGCAGTGCCAGCATCAGTGGACACGTCCGAGCACGTACCGCTCCGGCCGGAGGCAGAAA acCACGTCCAGTAAGCATAGCCGGAACGGGTATGTCGCTCAGCGAGGCGGCTCGAACCTCTCGTGCCTCACGTGAAAACATCAACAGCCGCGAGCGGAGTAAAGAAacgaaggagaaggagaacgagagAACTCGCCAGACGCAACCGACGCCAGCGACAACGCCACGTCCGGCCAGAGCGCGAAGTGCTGACATGCGTAAAGACAACAATAACGCCGCCACACACAAGTCGAGTCCCGAAGGTGCTCCGTCGCAGCCGAGCCACGCCAAACGGCCAAACAGGGACGCCGGCAGACATCCGTCGGCCAGAGAGACTAAAACGCCCGTCAAAGCCACGGCCGAGGCCCCCAAGAGCGCCAAAGGAGTCAAGACGGAAGAAGGAGCTGCTACCACTAGCAAAGCTAATAATAAATCggtggcggcagcagcagcagcaaccaaaaAGGCGGATGAGGAAGCCGTCAAGGCAGCAGAACTGGTTCAAGTGACAGTTCCGCCAGCCGATTCCCAGCCAGAATCTAAGGAAGTGGTGAACGTCAAAGTTGAAGAAAGCCACGATCCCACAGCTGTTGAAACGCTTCCGGCTGCCAACGAGACCGAAATGATTTCGATGACGGACTCTACTGCGTCCGGTGATGCTCCGGATGTTGAAATTCTTCCTCCCGTCAACACCACCAACAATGACGTGGCTGTCGTTTCCACTCCGTCGGAAGTATCGAACGTTGAGGGACAAGTCTCCGTCGACTCGATTCCGTCCGGAGCGACGACTCCATCGGAGACGGGCTCGGTATCTGGTGATTCGGTTCCTTTGTCGTTGACGTCGCGTAAAATCATTTCGTCTGAAGAGGAGGCCAAAGCGGCCCTGGCCGAAAAACGGCGCCTGGCCCGCGAGCAGATGGAACGCGAAGCCGAACGCGAGCGCCTTAGAGCCGAGGAGGAACGTCTGCTGGAAGAGGAGCGACAGAGGCAGGAAGAGCTCGAGCAAAAATTGgctgaagaagaaatggaccgGATGGCGCTAGAAGCTCGTCAAGCCGAAGAGGAACGCCTCCAAAA AGCCATTGAGGAAACGCAGCGCCGTGAAGAGGAGGAGCGCCTCCGCCGGGAGGAGGAAGCTCGCCAGCGGGTCGAGAAGGAGCAGCAGGATCGCAAGGCTCGCGAAGAAGCTGAGAAGCTGCGCAAAGAGAACGAGGAGCGTCTGCgtcgcgaagaagaagagcgacAGGAGAGGCGAAAGCGAGTTGAGGCTATCATGGCTCGAACGCGAGGCAAGAGCAGCGGTCCTGGGTCGAGCAACAACAAGAGCGGCAACGAGCTCAACAACGCTGTGAGCAGCGACCAGTCAGCCAGTGACGTGACCAGCGTCGGGATGATGAACAACAGCATCAGCCAACCCGATCTGCTGGGCGATATTGTAAATAAAAGCACGAGCAACGGCTCTGGCGacggcaacaacagcaacgggCAATCGTCTTTGTCGCCCGACGACGACTCGCTGATGGATGATGACACCACCAAGCAGAAGAACAATGGCTTCCACCTACACCACAATCACCATCACAACAACCAACATATCGACGCGACagattcctcctcctccctagCAAGCACCACCAGTGATTTACCAGACATCTCGAACGTCACAGCCAACGCTGACAGCGACAGCGTCAACTCGATTGCCAGTACTAACAACATAACCGCCGAAGTCGAGCCTGTCGAATTTTTAGCTTGA